CGTCGTCGGCCGAACGTCCCGACGTCGGCGTGTCGTACGTGATGTACGCCGTGCTGACCGCCAGTGTGCTGTTGCTGGTTGGCCGGGCCCGGCTGGTGGGTCTGCTGGCCGTCAGCCTCTGCGTGCTGGTTCCGTTTCTCATCGCGCCGGACATGACCTCAACCGGGCACGTGCTGGCCGTGGCCGTCGGTGGGGCCACGATGGCCCTAATACAACGACACGCTCGCCGACGTGATCGACGCTTTTCCAGTCGATGATCTTGGACTTGTCGACCTAATTGAGCCTGTTGCAGAATCGGCGCGCCTTCGGTGGCTGGTCGTCAATGTTTTGAATGATCTTGTTGTGGCTAAGGGGTTTCGGCCGGTGGATCGGGGTCAGCAGTTTGTGTTGCCGCCGGATATGCGGGAGTGGTTGCCGGCTGATCATCTGGTGTGGTTTGTGCTGGATGCGGTGGCCGGCCTGAATGTGACGGTGTTTCGGGGGCGGCGTCGGCTGGGGGGTGCGGGTCGGGCGGCGTATGACCCGGTGATGCTGGTCGGTTTGTTGATCTACGCCTACGCGGTGGGGCAGCGGTCGAGTCGGCAGATCGAACGGCTGTGCCGCACCGATGTGGCGTTTCGGATCGTGTGCGCGCAAGACGTGCCCGATCACAGCACGATCGCCCGGTTCCGGGCCGAGCACGAGACCGGCCTGAGCGGATTATTCGAGCAGGTGCTCATGCTGTGTGCCCGGGCCGGGATGGGGCGGGTCGGCACGATCGCGATCGATGGGACGAAGATCGCCGCGAACGCGGCCCTGTCCGCTAACCGCAGCGAATCACGGCTGCGGCAGATCGCCGCCGACATTCTGGCCGATGCGGCCGCGGTCGACGCCGCCGAGGACGGGCTCTACGGTGACCGGCGCGGTGACGAGCTACCACCACAGTTGGCCGACCCGACCGGCCGGGCCGCGCGGATCAAGGCGATGCTGGATGACATCGCCGCCGAACGGGAAGCCGCATCGGCCGGCAGCGAACAGACCCGGCGGGCTACCGAACGGGTCGAACGGGCCCAGCAGCACCTGGCTGACACCCGGGCCGTGGTGGCCGAACGCAACGCCGAACGGGCCCGCTGGCAGCAGCTCATCCAAGCCGACGGTGGTCGCGGACTATCCGGCCGGATGGTGCCGGTCGAGCAGCACTACGACGTGCGGGCCGCCGCGGCCCGGCTCGCCCGCGCCGAAGCGAACCTGACCCGAGCCCGCCACGCCGCACACTCACCCAAGGACGCCACCCGTAACCTGACCGACCCCGACTCGCGGATCATGCCCACCCGGCACGGCTGGGTGCAGGGCTACAACGGCCAACTGGTGGTCAGCGCCGACTACCTCATCCTGGCCGCCGACCTACACCACCACCCCACCGACTACCGCAGCTGGGCGCCGATGATCGACCAGGCATCCGACGCTGCCCGCGCGATCCGCCGCGCCACCGGCCGCCGCAGCCGCCTCGGCACCGTGCTCGCCGACGCCGGCTACGCCAGCACCACCAACCTCACCAGCCCCGGACCGGACCGGCTCATCGCCCTCGGCACCGGCCGCGAACTCCACCACGCCGCCCGCACCCACCCCGCCCACGGCGACCCGCCATCCCACGCCACCGCGTGGCAACGCATGAACCACCGACTGCGCACCCCCGCCGGCGCCGCCCGCTACCGACGACGCGCCGCCCTCGTCGAACCCGTCCACGCCCACCTCAAAGACCGCCGCGGACTCCGCACCTTCACCCGCCGCGGAATCACCGCCGCCCGCAGCGAATACCGCTTCGCCGCCGCCGTCACCAACCTCCTCCGCCTCCACACCCTGCTCGCGGCCAACCCAACCTGACCAACCACCAACCCACCACCACCGGCACTCACCAGCGCGGATTACGCAACAGGCTCCCAGCGCGCGCCAAATCCAAGATCATCTCGATGGATGCCCGTTCCCCTACTATCCTGGACCTGGCGCTGCCCGGCAGCGCCAGGTTCAAGATCATTCAGCGCTACTGAGCGCCGCCGCCTGCGCCGGCAGAGCCCTGCCGGTGCTCGAGGCGCCACCGCGGGCGCACGTAGTGGCAGGTGTAGCCGTTCGGGTAGCGCTCCAGGTAGTCCTGGTGCTCAGGCTCGGCCTCCCAGAACGGGCCGGCCGCGGTAACCTCTGTGACGATCTTGCCCGGCCACAGGCCCGAGGCCTCAGCGTCGGCGATTGTCTCCTCGGCGATCCGCTTCTGCTCGTCGTCGGTGTAGAAGATGGCCGACCGGTAACTCGCGCCAATGTCGTTGCCCTGACGGTTCCTTGTCGTCGGGTCGTGGATCTGGAAGAAGAACTCCAGCAGGTCCCGGTAAGAGAGCCGCGCAGGATCGAAGATGATCTCGATCGCCTCGGCGTGGTTGCCGTGATGGCGATACGTCGCATTGGGCACATCACCGCCGGAGTATCCAACCCGGGTCGAGATCACCCCGGGCACCTTGCGGATCAGGTCTTGCATCCCCCAAAAGCAGCCACCGGCTAGCACTGCGCGAGCGGTTGTTGCTGTCGTCATCGTGTCACTCCTTAAGTAAGCACTACCTTAACGTTCTACGTCGCCGAAGCCTTCCCGCTTGATCGGGTGGTCTTGCCGATGCCACCTTGTCGGAGGCCACGTCTGGCGCCCGTCGCCTTAGGCGCAATCACGCCAATTCTGCTGATCGCGGATGGTGTGGTGCTGGCGTTGCCTGTTCACCAGGTGCTTGTGACCATGGACGCACAGGTGATGGGTCACAAGGCGTTCGACCGAGGCGGCGGGATGGGCGTGACCGGGACACCGGGTGATCGGCGAGACGAGACGGCCAGAGGCTTCGTCGGGCAACGAGCACCAGCACTTGCAGGTCTATAAGTCTGGAGTGCCGGTAATAACCGTTGCCGCGGTCGACGAAAATCAGCACCCGGCATCGTTCACCAACTGGGGGGCCCGGCTGAGGTCGCCGCGCCTGACGTTGGAATCTGGTCGACGGCTCCGTCATATCCGACCACGCTGTTTCCGAACGGAACCGACGGTACCGGCCAACTCGACGGCACCTCCATGGCTACTCCATTCGTCAGTGGCGTTGCGGCGCTGTTACGCGCACATGGAGCGACCGCGGCGGCTACGCAAGCGGCGATACTGCGCACCGCGCAACCAGTGAGCGGGGTCGA
This portion of the Sporichthyaceae bacterium genome encodes:
- a CDS encoding transposase; protein product: MAKGFRPVDRGQQFVLPPDMREWLPADHLVWFVLDAVAGLNVTVFRGRRRLGGAGRAAYDPVMLVGLLIYAYAVGQRSSRQIERLCRTDVAFRIVCAQDVPDHSTIARFRAEHETGLSGLFEQVLMLCARAGMGRVGTIAIDGTKIAANAALSANRSESRLRQIAADILADAAAVDAAEDGLYGDRRGDELPPQLADPTGRAARIKAMLDDIAAEREAASAGSEQTRRATERVERAQQHLADTRAVVAERNAERARWQQLIQADGGRGLSGRMVPVEQHYDVRAAAARLARAEANLTRARHAAHSPKDATRNLTDPDSRIMPTRHGWVQGYNGQLVVSADYLILAADLHHHPTDYRSWAPMIDQASDAARAIRRATGRRSRLGTVLADAGYASTTNLTSPGPDRLIALGTGRELHHAARTHPAHGDPPSHATAWQRMNHRLRTPAGAARYRRRAALVEPVHAHLKDRRGLRTFTRRGITAARSEYRFAAAVTNLLRLHTLLAANPT
- the msrA gene encoding peptide-methionine (S)-S-oxide reductase MsrA, producing MTTATTARAVLAGGCFWGMQDLIRKVPGVISTRVGYSGGDVPNATYRHHGNHAEAIEIIFDPARLSYRDLLEFFFQIHDPTTRNRQGNDIGASYRSAIFYTDDEQKRIAEETIADAEASGLWPGKIVTEVTAAGPFWEAEPEHQDYLERYPNGYTCHYVRPRWRLEHRQGSAGAGGGAQ